The following DNA comes from Chloroflexota bacterium.
AATCAAGTACCCCCTCAGTGACAAGTACGTGTGACACCTAGCCAGCCAACCTTTACAGATCCAAAAGGTCTTCGAGAGACCATCCCCGCAGGTCTAGCCTCAAACCTCCACAGGTGATACAATAATATCCCAGTAAACAGCCGCGGCTTGCTTGGAAGAGGAACAGGCAATTGAAACAGGTACAGCTTTACGACACCACCCTTAGGGATGGAGCGCAGCAAGAGGGCATCTCCTTCTCCGTGGAGGACAAGCTGAAGATTGCCCGCAAGCTCGATGAGCTGGGCATCCAATTTATCGAGGGAGGTTGGCCGGGGTCCAACCCCAAGGACGCCGAGTTCTTCCGTAGAGCCCGTGATCTGCATCTGTCCCGGGCGCTTCTTTGCGCCTTTGGCAGCACCAGACGGCCGCACATGGCAACCGAAAACGACCCGAATCTCCGCGCCCTGGTTGAGGCCGAGACCCCGGTAGTGACAGTGGTGGGCAAAAGCTCCGGATTACAGGTGACTCGCGTTCTGGAGACCACTCTGGAGGAAAACCTGGCTATGATCAGGGACTCCGTGGGTTTTCTCAAGTCCAGGGGATTGACCGTATTCTTCGATGCCGAACATTTCTTCGACGGATACAAGGCAAATCGTGAATATGCCCTGGCAACCATCACGACAGCAGATGAAGCGGGGGCTGATTGCCTCGTTCTCTGCGACACGAACGGCGGCACCTTGCCGTATGAGGTAGCTACCATGGTAAGGGCGGCAGCAAGGCAAGTAAATAACCCTCTAGGTATCCACGCCCACAACGACGCTGATGTGGCAGCAGCCTGTTCTCTAATGGCTGTTCGATGTGGTGCTACTCAGGTTCAAGGGACTATCAACGGCTATGGAGAGCGCTGTGGCAATGCCAACCTCTGCTCCATTATTCCGGCCCTCAAACTGAAGATGGGCGTGGATTGCATCAGTGATGCGCAATTGTCGAAATTAAGCGAGGTGTCTCACTACGTCAGTGAGCTGGCCAATCTTTCGCCAGTGGCGCGCCAGCCCTACGTCGGTAGCAGCGCCTTCGCTCATAAAGGCGGGCTTCACGTCTCTGCTATGACCAAGTGGGACAAAAGCTACCAGCATGTTGACCCCAAAGCAGTAGGTAACCGCAGCGCAGTGCTGGTGTCGGAGCTTTCTGGGGTGAGCAGCATTGTCTACAAGGCTAAGGAAAGGGGGCTTAACCTTCCCCGTGGAGAAGAGGCCCGGCGAATCCTTGAACAGATCAAGCTAATGGAAAGTCGAGGCTTTCAGTATGAGGATGCCGAGGCTTCTTTCGATCTGCTGGTCTACCGCGCCCAGCCGGATTACCGCCCGCCATTTGAGCTAGTGGATTTCATGGTACTGGTGGAGAGAAGGCGGCGCCCGGCGGTCAGCGGAGAGGAGCTACTGGCTGAGGCCATGGTTAAAGTGAAA
Coding sequences within:
- a CDS encoding citramalate synthase gives rise to the protein MKQVQLYDTTLRDGAQQEGISFSVEDKLKIARKLDELGIQFIEGGWPGSNPKDAEFFRRARDLHLSRALLCAFGSTRRPHMATENDPNLRALVEAETPVVTVVGKSSGLQVTRVLETTLEENLAMIRDSVGFLKSRGLTVFFDAEHFFDGYKANREYALATITTADEAGADCLVLCDTNGGTLPYEVATMVRAAARQVNNPLGIHAHNDADVAAACSLMAVRCGATQVQGTINGYGERCGNANLCSIIPALKLKMGVDCISDAQLSKLSEVSHYVSELANLSPVARQPYVGSSAFAHKGGLHVSAMTKWDKSYQHVDPKAVGNRSAVLVSELSGVSSIVYKAKERGLNLPRGEEARRILEQIKLMESRGFQYEDAEASFDLLVYRAQPDYRPPFELVDFMVLVERRRRPAVSGEELLAEAMVKVKVRGLVKHTASEGNGPVDALDKALRKALVEFYPSLAQVRLVDYKVRILDESAGTEAQVRVLIESTDGEQEWSTVGSSTNIIEASWLALADSLEYWLLKKGRFP